The window ATGGAGCTCTGGGAACACAGTGGGGGGGTAATAACAAGTTGAAGCTTCTCATTACATGCTGCAGCGCAACTGCAGGCAGATGCAGCAAGAATTGATTGTCCTGAGTTAGCGCGCAAAATAAATCCATCAAATAAGGACATACCTTAAAGAGCAGCTCCTCAGTGTTCTTGGCACTGTAGTAGAGGTGAATAGAGCCGATGTTATAGCTCCGCCCCCCGGAGGTGTGATTGACACGCAGCAAATCTATGCTGTGTAACAGTATCGAGTACAGCGGGTTGATCCCTACGCCGCCGGCCACCAGCAGCAGATCCACAGACGGGTCGGAAGGAGACGGATCGAAGAAGAAGTCGCCTCCGACACGCATGGCCACCTGGGAGCCAACTGTGCACTGttgagggtggggtggggcggGGATGACAAAAACAGCGAAAGTAGAGTTTCCCTTGTGCACAGACTAGAGctgggaaatttaaaagcaTTAGTCGTCCGTGTTGGAGGACCAGGTGTACTTTTCTACAGTACTCCTGCTCCATTTCTGCAAATGTAACGCACTTATGGTCCCATGTGAAAATAGTGAACGTGATTCCACTCTCACCGTGGAGTGGATCCAGTGTGCCGGGGGATGTTTGGCATATTTGACGGCCAGTTCAACGATACACTCCCTCTGTAGCAAACCAGGGCTGGAGCACATGGAGAAACCTCCCACTGTCTCTACGCCGGGGATGAAGAAATCcaccctgcacacacacacacacacacacacacacacacacacacacacacacacacatccacaacaCACAATTAATCAGTGAATATGTGAACTCTCTGATAAGGAGGCTACATTTTCACCAATTCTTTGTTGTCTGGGTTTTGTCTGACCCTGAAGCAGAAAAACATCCCAGCAGCATTAAACTGAAATCTCCATGCTTGACTATAGGTGCAGTATGGTTTTGGTAGAACGGCTGCATTTGGTTCCTCAATCCAAAGATTCTCCCTAAAGCTCTGAGGGTTATCAACGTATGTTGTTCAAAAATTCAGACAACAGCGGCTTTCACCTCCCAGGTCTGGATGAACCGGATGTCACGTTTGAACAGTGGAGCCGAGGAGACCGACCTCTACTGAGGTGAGAGAGTTCTGCAGTTCCTTTGGGCGTTTGGATCTTTTCTGACTTCCTGATTGAGTCTTTGCTGTGCTCTTGGAAGGTCAGTTACGTCTGGAAAGGTTCACAGGCTTCTCCATTTGTAGAtaatgtgtttctctgtggaTTTGTCAAGTCCAAGAACTTTAGAAATAGCTTTGTAAACATTACCAGACATGGTTattccatcttcttcttcctcatcgcCTCTggaattcttttgtttttggcgTCGTGTGCTACTGACAGGACCAACGAATTCATGCTGCTGAAAATGGTCCATTTAAACGACCATTTGATTAACCAGTGCTGGTAGTAATCAGGTCCGGGTGTGTCTCACGCAGCTGCAGCCAGTTATTAATGCAGTTTAGTTGTCTTTGGCTTTAGAttctatgggggggggggctcttcaCACCGGCCCAGGTGGTATTAGATATTTCCTCTGGATGAATCAATACAATCAGTATTTAAAACCTGTCTTTACTGAGGTTTCCTGCTGttcatattacattttattggAAAGACTGAacaaaagtacattaaaaacaaGTACAATCATTCAATCTGGGGCTTCGCCCTAATTATTGTTTTTCACAAAAATCTTACTGATGTGAACAGCTGACTTTACAGATCTCTAAAGAACAGTGAACTCAGTAGAACATGTTGAACTGAAGGTCACTGTGTGAATGAAGGTGGCGTGGTGCCCTTTGACCTCatatagggggggggggcagcctgtTCCAAAACACAAGTAGAACAAAACCAGACCAGATGGAAAGTTGCCTGCTAGTAAATTTAAACAAAGTGTAGCGTCCCAGACTTACATCCAACATTTGTCTATCAACAAGCAAAGCCAAGTACCCCCTGAGGAAAACAGCAATTCTGAACAGTTAGTCTAGTGTTCCACCAACACAATGACCCACTGTTACACTAGAGAAACACACCGACTCCTCAAATCTCAGAGGCATCATAAATATGGATCTActgtgaagacacacacatatgttcCACCcacctctttctccttctcctcatcctcctttcCCACCTGGAGACGAACAATTAAACAGTGCCTTTTTCTCAGAAACACTGAAACTCAAGGATTtccatttatttacattcattatCAGGCTCCGCAGGGCAACAGGCTGCCAGTTTTATATCTCACCACCGCCCACGTACAGTATGGGCCCGTGTACATATACAGCATGTGCACTGTGCACAAATTAGCATTGGAAGCACTAACTGATAGAAACATGCTCAAAAAAACAAGCTCTGctatcaaattttttttttaacgtgccATTAGGATTTTAGGAATCAGTGAAAGTTGGCTTGAAATCTTTAACATTTCTCAGTGGTTTGAACCAGTCAGAAAAAAAGCCTCAGAGTCTCAAGCaccttttaaataaaagctACAAACGCACGTGTAAATCAAATCAGCGCGGGCAGcaacttcacacacaaacatcagaaaacaacttttccatccatccatccatcttccaccgcttatccggaatcgggtcgcgggggcagcagcttcaacagggagccccaaacttcccttttaaagaatttaaatatttgtttttgtcagatgtgaTACATTCTTTCTATGATCAACAGCGTTGAAATGGATCACGTGCTGAATTGTTATTTAGGATTTTTAAATCTTGTTTACTGCAGAAGTTTTGTGAGAGAAAAACTGAGAACAGCAGTCCAGTGGCAAGAACACAAAATTTAAACACAATGCTGCCACCATGTGGTGATTTTCAGCACTGCAGGCGCTGTGACCAGGTTGTGGAACACTTCAATAATGCTTTTGGGAATCTGGTGATAAAACGTTTCTAGATCAGACCTGGGAGTTCATAACACATTTGTACACAAAGTCTTTGTTTTAGGCATTGACTAAACATctaaatatttttcctttacAGACTTTacttaaaataactttaatctTTTTCAGCTAGTAGATTCATCAAACTATTTTAGCACTTAATTTGAAAGTATAAATTACATGTTGTGTTAGTTGTGTAGTACAAATATGAATAAAGTGAGATGAGTTAAACACAGAAAGCAGCACTATCCCTTCAGTGTTGCCTAACACTGCCTCAGAGATGTGGAATTTTTCGATTTGAACCTTTGACTGAGAAATGAAGTAAAACTGCaaataacaatgacaaaaaaatacatagaaaGTTGAAGAAAGAATTTCTTTCcttaatttaacaaaacaatGAGTTGTTATCAACTCACCACTGTCCAGCTTTGAAACTGAAGTCTGGATGGACAGCTATTCTCAAACGTTTCACCGTCTCCGACTCACTCACGATACCGCACACCTGAGCTGGAAACAGAGCCTGTGTCCGGCagccaggaaaaaacaaattattacatAAGAAAAGATTTTAATAAACAATCCATAACCTAAAGACTGACTTCCATTCAACAACGCAGGTATTAGACGTAGGCTGATTTGCTCAGAAATGGACTTACATTCTGTCTGTAGTTGCTTGCTGTCCTCTCCAGATGATCCATTTGTCTTTTGGACGACATATTTCTTCTAATAAGAAGCAGAAAAATGTTGTCACTTCTCTTGTGTGTCAAACACTTTGAAATGAAGCCTTAGCGTGTAAGCCAAGTTGACTTTGCCCTCATTGTCAGTAAGTAACAATGAGCTTAAAGAGCCAGTTCACCAAAACCACAGCTGTGTGGGGCAGGTGAGCCAGTAGGGAGGGTGTACATTTGTGTTCAGGGATGGTGGACTGTGATGCTtgtattgtgtgttttacatAACAGCTGGAAATACAATTTCACTTGTGAGGTTGAATTAAACAATAACTTCCTCGTCAGGCTCCCTGGAGTGACCATCAAGGACACCCACACTAAACTTTCTGGGTGAACCTCACCTTGTGCCGCAGACGGGACCCCGCAGCCGGCAGAGGAGACCGGCGGCCGGACAGGACAAGCCGAAGCTTCGGGCAGCGGACGACACGAACCTCGGGATGCTCATCGCGACCGGGGCTGACGTGAGGAAACAGCAGAAGACATCCGGCGTTAGCTGTCTAAGACGACCgtgtttctcctctctttcccgAATGGAACTTAGGTAAAGACGGAAAAGGTGCACTTAAACCTTTTAAATCACCTCTGCAACAGACTCCTTCATCACGCCATTCAGAGTGAAAGTTAAACATTAACTAAACGCCACACAACTATTCTTCAAGACGTCACCATCCTGCCTCAAACCAGTTCGCTAGCTAAAGCCGGTACAAGGTAACGCCGGTGTTTATACTTacagacaaccacacaacaTCCCCACCAAAAACTACGAGCTgccagtttatttttcttaccgGAAAAAGATGACGGaatattttttgtcaaactAGTTTGATTTTGTTCACTCGTGTCGTCAGGACAACCTTGGTTCTGTCATGATTACATGACAGGAACGACAATttttggtcttcttcttcttcttcttcttcttctttcctcaggcttttcttcttctttgaattgtacagttgttgttttttactgcAGTAGCGCCATCTTCTGGTAGATCGACTCATAGCGCCCAGAATTGCGCGACAAAATATGGGAGCTGATCTCCatgtctgtgaatgaatgctAGACGCCATCTGGTGGTCAGTAGCAGACAGTGCGTGTTTTGTGGTGAGGAGCAGGTTTAATTCCAGAACTCTCAAAGCAACTGGGCTGCTTTGCCAATATGTTCCCTACTACAAAATTTAAATCGATGTCTGGGATTGCAGTCAGGCCCTCCCAATATATCCATCTGGCATGAGTTTTCCATGTTTATGTAATCTATATTTCAATACAGCGACAATGTTTCACAGATTGGTAGTTGGTATTATCGTTCTGCTACTGATGCTCTACTGCTGTGTGTGGGAACAAATGTCTGTTTGCAGTGTGTAACCTAGAGTGTCAAGCTTTATGAGACTTTCTTTTCCAAAAGTGGTGGAATTAAATAGCTATTCAcactttcataaaaataaaggtgTTTTACTTTCTGTTCcattaaatttcatttgttGCTTTACTTGTCTTGGAACAAAATATTTAGCAGGCCAAATTGTTAAAATACTTAAGAATTAGATATTGGATGGTGGTATGTGGTGGCTTCAGTGGTAAGATGGAGTTAATTAAAACTATAAGGTGATGTGTGGTTGTATTTCTGTTCTTCAGGTATTACAAAGAAATATAGATTATTAAAACAGTAACAGTTTCCAAAGGGCTAGTTAGTAGTGGGTCAAGTTAGTGCCTGGTTAGACAACCAAATCATTCCCTGCCCCCTTCTGTCTCTCACACTCATCGTTCTCTTtctatgcgtgtgtgtgcatgaacatATTGTTATATGTTTACATCTGTGCATcctatttgtttttgttctgtatgTGATAAGATTAGCATTTGAGATAAgcacacaaaatgtaaaataaatgatttatgaaTAACTTTTGTGTTCATAAATGTGTAATCTTCAGTGTCTACGACCAAAGGTTCTGGTGAATGTCAGTTGCTTCCCTCATGAAGCTCATGAAATTCATTCTAGTCGCATAGACAGTGCAACTGAAATGCTCTTTTAAAATTCCTGCATGTAAAGATGTTTACATGTGATGTAACCTGTGTTTAAAGGTCCACACATGCTTGTCTGACAAGGAAACTGTGTTTCTGCTAGTGTGTCATTTCTACCTTTATTGAGGTACAGCAGCCACCTGTTTCCTCTCAGAGGCTTAGCTCAGCTGACTCTACCAGTCTGACTGGCTGCTTTCTTATTCTCTTTCCCATGAGTAGCACACCTTGGTTTAACCTGTTGTTCAGTACAATGACAAAAAGGGATTTTCAAGTTTATCATTTCACAAAGACTGACTGGACTCGTACGCACATGCCACGTGAGTTTACCGTCATCACAGGTAAGCACATACGTGTGCAGCGGCACGCAGTCCAAACAGTGTGCATCACAGTCAACTACTGGTAAGAATTTAGCAGGGGCAGTTCTAGGGTAAATCCTAACCCCAGAGGTAGGATGGATGTTTTGGcatgcagaatttttttgttgccatGACTACACAAAGAAGGCTAAAAATGCACATGGCAGAGAATGGTCCCAGTAACATTCCTACATATAAAACATTACtaattttcatcatttcatcatttgtgCAACATTGAAGACCTCAAAAAAAGTTATGGCTTGGCTTTTACCAGCATTTATAATTAAAGCGACGAGGCAAAGGACGGAAAAAATTGTTTCAATAACTATGATGGAAGGAGACACAATACAATATAACATAAATATAGACACAATAATATTAAACACTAaataaatctatctatctacctgttTGGCTCGATCCTGTTAAATgctatttatatttcaaatctCTGTTTTATTCTAGGATCACCTGTGTCTTATGTAAGTTCTAATCTaagtctttctgtctgttaggTCTATTGAAATTTTTATCAACTCTTTTTAGTTTGAAGAACTAAAGTGGTCATCAGAGATACTGCAGTAAGACACCATTATAATTCCTAAATATACTCAGACTAGAATGCAATTATCCATTGAAGGCAATATCAGATCAATTAGTGAAGTtcaatgtgtaaaaataaaacagtaaaataaaagtgcTCAGTCCTCGTGTTAACTCTTCTCAGGGTAAATGATTTGCATTGCATATTGCAATTAATTCTACTGAGATccaagtgcttttatttttttttaaatcttaaatgacacaaacagaaaatgctTTACAATTTGTGACACTATCATTCACAAATTCCACCTGTCTGAgatttttttccaaacactACAGGCAAAACAGAGTTCAGCATTCCTTAAAGGTAAGTCCTTTAGTCATCTAAAATACTGGAAGTATTTTGTCTGGGAGGCTTTTTTCATGAACCAAACTGATTTCATGATACCTACATGCTTTAAATGCTTCAGATCTGAGTCTTCCTCACTAATTCAGAATAAGCATTTACAGAATCCTCAGACCGCTTGCTATCTGTctgttcttcatcttcctcactggTCTGCTCTGTCTGAACTGAGCAGCAACGTCCACCAGAAGAATGAATGTTCATTTAGCTACTCTAAGCCTTTGATTTGAATATGACCGTACATCTAACAGGCCTGTCAATCCAAGaccaaataaaacacactgcCCAAGACCTTAACATTCAACTTTTTTGCCACATTTGATATAATCCCCTCAAAGAACTAGTACAATAATAGGATGGTTTACCCTCACATCActgttaaaacaaataattattcaTGCAATCTGTGGTTGAAGAATCATTTTAGAGATAGACAGAAACAGATGGTAGATTATGCTATGCCCTATTTCAATCTCAAACTACAGTTTCTATTAGTTTTCTGCAAACATTCCCCACATACCTCGTTGTCTCACTGTAGGATTACTCACATTTCACCCTGAGGAAATCCTTCATTACCGACTGGCACATGTCCAGTGAAACGTCGCGCTCTCGTGGAAGAGAGACTCATATTCATAGTtcagttttataaaaaaaatattttaaaaagtctcaGCTTGGATGTTTTCTTTATCTGGTCTGGTTGAAGTTAATGATCTACTTTCAGAGAGACTACCTGTGTTTAATGGGGAGGAGAGCAGATATGAGATGGAAAACATGTGTTGGAGAAATGGAGAAGTGAGGAAACACTGTAATGTTGTTTAGACCAGAAAAACCCctatgtataaaaaaatttacaaagaTCAATAAGTTCCAGATTCTTAAATGTGGAGCTTAATTTATTATTGAGAATAGATTTGGGTTTTATTCTCTGGACAACTCTTAACATCACCCAAGATTCTGAGAAATTGTGTGCAAcaatttgcagatttttttacagactaaataaatattaaataatgtatCCATTAAAAATAGAATATATTAATTATTGCAAAAAAATATGACTTGAAATTGTAAAACATTCATCTTTAGGGGCATCTGCATGGCCTGTAATGTTTTAGCATCCATTTGAATCACACTTACCTGTAGGTGAAGCAGGCAGGATAAAGTGAAGACATTCTGCATCAGGTGAAAAGAGGAAATACAGCTACGAAGTTTCGGCTGTGATGGTAGATGGGAGGAGATGGAATCTCACCACTTTGCTAGCACTGAGTGCTGACAAGGAAGCGGCACACATTCCTGTTGATGCAAAAACTTTCATGCTAAATGATTGAGGGAGAGGACAAAGGAGATTCCTCgattcctccctcctccctctgatTTTTTCTTATCTCAGCAGAGACATGCTTTCACCTGCTGGTATCGAAACCCTTTCCTTCATTCCAAGTGCATACTAAGAAAAACAGTCTGTCTGAACAAAAACGTCACTACTATGATATTTAATTCCAGTAATTACGAAGATCTGGTGACACTTTGAAACTTGGCTTTAGAACGATAAATAATGtatggagggggaaaaaaagacgtttttattcttatttaagtttaaaaaagtaaaaaagtatTTGTGCATGCTTTACAGTTCAGGTTTTTGGTGAATTTAGGGAAATATTACTTTTCTATATTTTATATGcaaattatacagtatatacaaattATATCAAGTTTCATAATGAGATTGCAGATTTAATCTgacttttttaatcattttttaaatattaatccTTAATCTCATCACGTAAAACACCATCAATTATAGTAAAAACTAATTAATTACATGACGAAAGTACCCATGTAGCAACCACTTTCTAATACTGCTTATATCAATTTTGATTAACCTAAGTTATGAATCACCAAAGAAACTATGCTCAGTGACCATTCATGCTGCAGGGCATGTGGTCAATCTAGGTATTTGGATAATTTAAGTGAAGGCCATGCGATCATTAAGTTGTTGCCTTTCAATTGAAAATAACGCAGAGCTGTTTTAAGTAAAAGTTAAATATTAGGAAGAAAATCTACCAAGATATTAAAGTTAAAATGGCacatttagcatttttaaatgtgacattaTCAAATAATTAATCAATTGTGAATATTTGCGTAAAGTGACAAAAATCAATGATAATTTAGCTCTTCatttctaaattattttttaatgttatacccccaacccacccccaAGCGTTGCATAAAGCATTTAAAATATTCGACACCTCTGCCAACCTAAAGTGGATTACATTATGAGAAGAATTTGGGTTTGAACACAGATTTTGCAAcatctttttcactttctttatcttttaaaCAAAAAGTTTATCACATAGAAGCAGGTCCACTGACCACTGAAATTGTCCGTTCACTTCTAGAACTGAGATGGGGTAGAAACACCAATCTACCAACATACAGGTGAGAAGATGTTTTAAAACCCTCCATACATCTGTGAAAGGTAAGAATTATAGGAGCATTATGAAAAGCAAATCCGGATCTGCAACATAGGATGTATTTTTGTTGGTAACtaataacaacaaaacatccCAATAGAATGCAGGGCCAGTGAATtaatagttatttatttttggcatAGGAAGATCCTGATGACAACACCATGACGCCATCACCACGTGTTCCGTCccttctgtgtttgtctgtatttaTGACAGGAGCATCAGTGCTGGAAACCCAGTCCCTCAGTAATTCCCACACATcctaatgttttttgttttttttttaataaatggaaCCCTTATCCTGGGCAGTAAATGATGAACCACGTGGGCGCGCTGGAGTCAGACACACAGAAGTAGAAAACTAACGATCCCTTCCAGGTGATCTGGAGGCGGACGCATCCGGACGCATGGTTGGGACTGGCGCCAGGCCAAACTGCTTCCCCTCATTTATTATTGTGAATTTACCACCAGCAACAATTTGCACGTCTGGTGCGGCCACGTCCCGACGCGGGACACCTGTGACGACACAGGTTGACGTCGCAGCTACAATAACGCgcaacctgttttttttttttttcacctgagCAACCGCATGACAGTCACAGGCGCTCATTGTTCGGGTAATAAACTGTAGCTGGGGTTGGGTTCTGCTGatacaaagacattttttttttgtcttccactGAAGAGTCTTAAGCTTCCCATAGGCTATGTTGCCAGGCAACCTCAGGCCCCACCCACCATTACAGTGGCTTCGACTGAGCGAGGCTCACGTGACACGCAGCGCGccttcatccaatcagaagcgAGTACAGGTGTATCGAGATGAGAGTTTCGAAGGCGGAAACCTGCTGGTTGAGTGGACGAAAGCCGCTCCTTAGAAATGTGTCAGTTGTTTCAGGACTTTTCTCCAAAACTGacgaagattttttttttttttcacgacaGCAACAAAAAGAATAATTAAACTGTTAGTCGGTGGGAGATGTGAGGAGGCGGGACACCTGGATGGTGCGTGAAATGGATACTTGCGTGACACTTTGAAGGGGTTCATTGCTGTTTTCCaccactgaagaagaagaagaagaagacactgaCCTGTGGATTTAGATCTCAGCGTATCCATAGGTGGAACATTAACACTTGACACCTTGTCTTGGGTCCACAACACCAGTTGTTTCGCGGGTGAGTGTTCAGAGTGGGTTTTACGCATTGTTCACCTGTGAATCACGGCTGCTGTTTGCTCCCTACGTTGTCACGACTCATTAAACCTGTTTTACAGAAAGGGTAATCAGAGTTAcactgtttagtttttttttcccccccttggAATCAGTTGGAAGGAGGTTGTTTTATCAGTGAGAAATGCTGATATATACGGAGAGGCAGCATAAAGTCTCAATGAAAGTATTTCAATTTGATAGGGCAAGAGATGCAAATAGAGAAATGGATATCTGATGAGGGCATCAGGGTATTATAGTGATAGGTGATCCTTCCCTAACAATGCAAAAGCTGAGGTGAATGTTGCAGCTACAGCTGATTTTCTGATGACATCTCATTTGATGACGCTCTCCTCCCACCAGGCGAAAGATGACGACAGAAAGGGCCAAATGGTGGAAAGCGTTCCTGCCAAAGAAGAAGTCTGGAGGTTCCAAGGACCCCGCTGCAGCTCACACCTTTGACCCAGACTTTGACCCTTTCGCACAGCCCGAGAAGCATATAGATCCCCCTTCGACAGCCAGCCACCCCAGCGGTGACCAACCCAAACAAACTCAGTGCGAGcccaacaacacctccagcCACTACTCCGACGATACCTACGACGACTCCAAGCTGGATTCGTTATTCAACGAGCAGTCGTGCCGCAGGAACATGAAGGTGTCACGCTCAGGGCGGTTTAAGGAGAAGCGGCGGGCCCGTTCAACCCTCCCCTTGCAGGAGAAAGACACAGAGATTTGTGAGGACAAACGGTGaggggaggagaagaagatgatgaaagaCTGCTTCATCCAGACGCTTTAAGTAAAGAAGGATTTAGGTACATGAAGATACTTCATTCTTTGGAGGCATACCTGTGTACTTGATAGCTGCTGTATTTTGGGTAGGGTGGTGTTGAAGATGACAAGGAACGTTCAACCTTTAGCCCAGAACTGGTAGGAATAATGTTGTGTTacgtgaaatatttttaaattgaataattttgtttgtgGACTTGGGCCAGGGGACCACAGTGATCGGAAAATGTTTTATAGTTGTTCTTGATGATGGTTGATGAACCATCTTGAACAACATCCCATAATCATCCTCC of the Antennarius striatus isolate MH-2024 chromosome 14, ASM4005453v1, whole genome shotgun sequence genome contains:
- the oxnad1 gene encoding oxidoreductase NAD-binding domain-containing protein 1 isoform X2 encodes the protein MSIPRFVSSAARSFGLSCPAAGLLCRLRGPVCGTRNMSSKRQMDHLERTASNYRQNALFPAQVCGIVSESETVKRLRIAVHPDFSFKAGQWVDFFIPGVETVGGFSMCSSPGLLQRECIVELAVKYAKHPPAHWIHSTCTVGSQVAMRVGGDFFFDPSPSDPSVDLLLVAGGVGINPLYSILLHSIDLLRVNHTSGGRSYNIGSIHLYYSAKNTEELLFKSSIIEACREFPDKFSCEFHVTQQSTDVDPHLQSFLKRGRVTEKELQAHVDPQRTLCFLCGPPPMIETLSKSLVDLRLPKDRILFEKWW
- the oxnad1 gene encoding oxidoreductase NAD-binding domain-containing protein 1 isoform X1, producing MSIPRFVSSAARSFGLSCPAAGLLCRLRGPVCGTRRNMSSKRQMDHLERTASNYRQNALFPAQVCGIVSESETVKRLRIAVHPDFSFKAGQWVDFFIPGVETVGGFSMCSSPGLLQRECIVELAVKYAKHPPAHWIHSTCTVGSQVAMRVGGDFFFDPSPSDPSVDLLLVAGGVGINPLYSILLHSIDLLRVNHTSGGRSYNIGSIHLYYSAKNTEELLFKSSIIEACREFPDKFSCEFHVTQQSTDVDPHLQSFLKRGRVTEKELQAHVDPQRTLCFLCGPPPMIETLSKSLVDLRLPKDRILFEKWW
- the LOC137607654 gene encoding proline-rich protein 15-like; translated protein: MTTERAKWWKAFLPKKKSGGSKDPAAAHTFDPDFDPFAQPEKHIDPPSTASHPSGDQPKQTQCEPNNTSSHYSDDTYDDSKLDSLFNEQSCRRNMKVSRSGRFKEKRRARSTLPLQEKDTEICEDKR